A window from Opitutia bacterium ISCC 52 encodes these proteins:
- a CDS encoding HAD-IA family hydrolase, producing MKLDIPEGSFEAYIFDCDGTLADSMPLHYAAFQKSFIEMGVEIELSPEVYYGLAGVPIHEFARYLDRKYGTTIDSHELDEVKNRFYRDTLDQVGPVEAVVNVLRDTVGKHRIAVASGGTRHCVSRTLELLRITDLVEVLVTAEDVQRGKPAPDIFLKSAELLEVDPKVCLVFEDAGLGIEAAHAAGMQAVHVKTHPYPKLEL from the coding sequence GAAGGATCTTTTGAAGCTTATATTTTCGACTGCGACGGCACTTTAGCCGACTCGATGCCGCTGCACTACGCGGCATTCCAAAAGTCGTTTATTGAGATGGGCGTCGAGATCGAATTGAGCCCGGAAGTGTATTATGGCTTGGCTGGGGTGCCCATTCATGAATTTGCTCGTTACCTGGATAGGAAGTATGGAACCACCATCGACAGTCATGAGCTCGACGAAGTGAAGAACCGTTTCTATCGTGACACATTGGATCAAGTCGGGCCTGTTGAAGCGGTTGTGAATGTGCTGAGAGATACTGTTGGAAAGCACCGTATAGCGGTTGCCTCTGGCGGAACGCGTCATTGTGTAAGTCGCACCCTGGAATTACTCAGGATCACTGATTTGGTGGAAGTATTGGTTACGGCCGAGGATGTTCAACGTGGCAAACCTGCTCCAGATATTTTCCTAAAGTCGGCAGAGTTGTTGGAGGTCGATCCAAAAGTGTGCCTTGTCTTCGAAGACGCCGGCCTCGGAATTGAAGCGGCCCATGCAGCCGGCATGCAAGCTGTTCATGTGAAGACGCACCCTTACCCTAAGTTAGAATTATAG
- a CDS encoding PSD1 and planctomycete cytochrome C domain-containing protein produces the protein MRGKFLIYPVLLSAFAAASSAAENSVNFNRDIRPILSNKCFHCHGPDEEDREEELRMDIADGPLGALTPRDDYFIIKPGEPEESELWWRIIEEYEDERMPPAGSHKEPLTEQEIALFKQWILEGGEYQDYWAFIPPEKAKLAKVKNKKYASHEIDQIVMASLEAQGLEPNPEADKRTLIRRATFDLTGLPPTLDEIDEFLNDKSRDAYTRLIDRLLSRKSFGEHMARYWADMVRLADTNGMHHDFDRDFSTYRDWVIRSYNNNLPFDEFIKYQLAGDLYEDPTREQLVASGFNRLHLIIDKGTALPEESLHKNVVDRVEAFGTTFLGLTVQCAQCHDHKYDPITQKDYYQLYAFFNNFGGAAETGREPERGLQPPFIDFTTPKQEKELAEFDGRERALDFELQAIQRRQGLSEKWPAKFNKVSVPWIWSEPEVQSKRVEFKTTLDLAEIPGTAMARFVALPETSRRGAFTGIVLRKDLENAEATASYDSEAEVFVNGVSLGKALTLNDGVAADVSSILQPGANLITASVAGKAGFAFILEYTIGGETLTFTTSPDWMVGSDESASWMSSVEVHDPDHESAWTTKVRSKEVLKIQKQLADLKANRTAYYHTIPGAMIMSEMDPPRLTTMLIGGAYDAPDAPVERNTPAFLPPMEKKEGMYTRMDLAEWLVSPNHPLTARVVVNRFWQQLFGVGLVKTSEDFGAQGEWPSHPDLLDELAVSFIESGWNVKQLFRSIVLSNTYKQSSDADTTAYTKDPENRQLARGSRYRLDAEVIRDQILAVSGQLNTSMYGKSVKPPQPDGLWAMVNMVANRPYIPDDDDNIYRRSLYTFWRRAMPPPQMTIMNAPSREYCLPRRERTNTPLQALLMMNEEEYFKAAKSSAMLTLEETDDLETGLSLTYEKITSHLPSDDRLKLMKETFAEFIEIYENDRALTESLTPELKGSAFDKRVELAAWTMMTHSLLNLELAKVRR, from the coding sequence ATGAGAGGAAAATTTTTAATCTACCCTGTATTATTGAGTGCCTTTGCCGCCGCGTCATCGGCTGCGGAGAACTCCGTCAATTTCAACCGTGACATTCGTCCGATCCTATCGAACAAATGTTTCCACTGTCATGGGCCTGACGAGGAGGATCGGGAGGAGGAATTGCGAATGGATATTGCCGATGGGCCGCTTGGTGCCCTCACTCCGCGGGATGACTATTTTATTATCAAACCAGGAGAGCCGGAAGAAAGTGAACTTTGGTGGCGCATCATTGAAGAGTATGAAGATGAACGCATGCCCCCTGCCGGTTCTCACAAAGAGCCTCTCACAGAGCAGGAAATTGCACTCTTCAAGCAATGGATCCTTGAAGGCGGAGAATATCAGGATTACTGGGCGTTTATACCGCCGGAAAAAGCGAAGCTAGCGAAGGTCAAAAACAAGAAATATGCCTCCCACGAGATCGATCAAATCGTAATGGCCTCCCTGGAGGCACAGGGACTGGAACCAAACCCTGAAGCTGACAAACGAACCCTCATTCGACGGGCTACTTTTGACTTAACGGGGCTGCCTCCGACGCTCGATGAGATTGATGAATTCTTAAATGACAAAAGTCGAGATGCATACACACGATTGATTGATCGCTTGCTTAGCCGGAAGAGCTTTGGCGAGCACATGGCTCGCTATTGGGCGGACATGGTTCGCTTGGCCGATACCAATGGTATGCACCATGACTTTGATCGTGATTTTTCGACCTACCGTGATTGGGTTATACGATCTTATAATAATAACCTGCCGTTTGATGAGTTTATAAAATATCAGTTGGCGGGTGACTTGTATGAGGATCCCACCCGAGAACAGTTAGTGGCATCTGGATTTAACCGTCTTCACCTTATCATCGACAAAGGCACCGCTTTGCCTGAGGAGAGTTTGCACAAAAATGTGGTGGATCGTGTTGAGGCCTTTGGCACTACCTTTCTTGGGCTTACCGTTCAATGCGCTCAATGCCACGACCACAAATATGATCCCATCACTCAAAAGGATTACTACCAGCTCTATGCCTTTTTTAATAATTTTGGTGGAGCGGCTGAAACGGGCAGGGAGCCGGAACGAGGCCTTCAGCCACCCTTTATCGATTTCACGACTCCTAAACAGGAAAAGGAGCTAGCCGAGTTTGACGGGAGAGAGCGGGCACTTGATTTTGAACTCCAGGCGATCCAACGACGCCAGGGCTTGTCAGAAAAATGGCCCGCTAAATTTAACAAGGTCTCAGTGCCATGGATATGGAGCGAACCCGAGGTGCAATCCAAACGGGTTGAGTTTAAAACAACCTTAGATTTGGCGGAGATACCGGGAACTGCCATGGCGCGATTTGTTGCTCTACCGGAAACTTCCAGGAGAGGTGCATTTACGGGGATCGTACTCAGAAAGGATCTGGAGAATGCCGAGGCGACTGCTTCTTATGACTCCGAGGCTGAAGTGTTTGTCAATGGCGTCTCTCTGGGTAAAGCACTCACATTGAATGATGGAGTAGCTGCCGACGTGAGTAGCATCCTTCAACCGGGGGCCAACTTGATTACCGCGAGTGTGGCAGGGAAAGCCGGTTTTGCCTTCATTTTGGAATACACCATTGGAGGCGAAACACTTACCTTCACCACCAGCCCTGATTGGATGGTGGGGAGTGACGAAAGTGCTTCCTGGATGTCATCCGTTGAAGTGCATGACCCCGACCATGAAAGTGCCTGGACCACAAAAGTGCGATCGAAGGAAGTGCTGAAGATCCAAAAGCAGCTCGCTGATTTGAAGGCCAATCGAACCGCTTATTACCATACCATACCCGGGGCGATGATCATGTCCGAAATGGATCCTCCTCGTCTCACTACTATGTTGATCGGTGGGGCCTATGACGCACCCGATGCTCCGGTGGAACGTAACACACCTGCTTTTCTACCGCCCATGGAAAAGAAAGAGGGCATGTACACCCGCATGGATCTGGCTGAATGGCTTGTCTCCCCGAATCACCCACTGACTGCTCGGGTAGTGGTTAACCGGTTTTGGCAGCAACTATTTGGAGTGGGTTTGGTTAAAACGTCAGAGGACTTTGGTGCTCAGGGAGAATGGCCCAGTCACCCGGATCTGTTGGATGAGTTGGCAGTCTCCTTTATAGAATCGGGGTGGAATGTGAAGCAGCTGTTTCGTTCGATTGTCCTTTCCAATACTTACAAACAAAGCTCGGACGCCGACACTACGGCTTACACGAAGGATCCTGAAAACCGACAATTGGCCCGTGGATCTCGCTATCGATTGGATGCTGAAGTGATACGCGATCAGATTCTGGCCGTCAGCGGCCAGCTCAACACTTCCATGTATGGCAAAAGTGTAAAACCACCCCAGCCAGATGGATTATGGGCCATGGTAAACATGGTCGCAAACAGACCTTATATTCCAGACGACGATGATAATATCTATCGTCGAAGCCTTTACACTTTTTGGAGGCGAGCCATGCCTCCACCGCAAATGACGATCATGAATGCTCCTTCTCGTGAGTATTGTTTGCCAAGAAGGGAACGCACCAACACGCCTCTTCAAGCTCTGCTCATGATGAATGAGGAAGAGTACTTCAAAGCAGCCAAGTCTAGTGCGATGCTGACACTGGAGGAGACGGATGATCTCGAAACAGGGTTAAGCCTGACCTACGAAAAAATCACCTCGCATCTACCCTCAGACGATCGACTCAAACTGATGAAGGAAACCTTCGCAGAGTTTATCGAAATTTACGAAAACGACCGGGCATTGACCGAGTCACTTACGCCGGAGTTAAAAGGATCAGCATTTGATAAGCGAGTGGAGCTCGCGGCGTGGACTATGATGACTCACAGTCTGCTCAATCTAGAACTTGCAAAAGTAAGAAGATAA
- a CDS encoding DUF1501 domain-containing protein, which yields MDQFQSFCDQLNRRQFIKRASIGLGVATLGGSMKPLVASVQPGLHHPAKAKRVIFLFMAGAPSQLDLFDYKPDLEKLHGQELPKEISNGQRVTTMTRGKKQEICASIFKFAPQGQSGLMMSELLPHLSKHADDICMIKSTHTEAINHDPAKTFFCTGSEMPGRASMGSWLSYGLGSLNRDLPDFVILSSAFWSGKTNVQALYSRLWGTGFLPGKHQGIAFQSVGDPVLFLSNPKGVDRKARNKMLDFVGKVNAEQKLVTGDPEIQTSIAQQEMAFRMQASVPELTDLSQESEATMDLYGPEVTQSGSFARNCLLARRMAERDVRFVQLFHRGWDHHRQLPLHMRGQARDVDQPISGLLTDLKQRGLLDDTLVVFAGEFGRTTYAQNLTVGDRENYGRDHHPSCFTTWMAGGGIKGGISYGETDDFCYNVARDPVHVRDLHATMFHQLGIDHNKLIFPHQGLDQKLTGVEPAHVVKDIIA from the coding sequence ATGGATCAATTTCAATCATTCTGTGACCAACTCAATCGCCGCCAATTTATCAAGCGTGCATCCATTGGATTAGGGGTCGCTACTCTCGGTGGGTCGATGAAACCTCTGGTCGCTTCCGTGCAGCCAGGTCTGCATCATCCAGCGAAGGCCAAGCGGGTCATTTTTCTTTTTATGGCTGGAGCACCTAGCCAGCTCGACTTGTTCGATTATAAGCCCGACCTCGAAAAATTACACGGCCAAGAATTGCCCAAGGAGATTAGTAATGGTCAGCGGGTGACGACGATGACGCGTGGCAAAAAGCAGGAGATTTGTGCCTCCATCTTCAAGTTCGCACCTCAAGGACAAAGCGGATTGATGATGAGTGAGTTGCTTCCGCATTTGTCCAAGCACGCGGATGATATCTGCATGATCAAATCGACGCACACCGAGGCGATCAATCACGACCCGGCCAAAACATTTTTCTGCACCGGCTCGGAAATGCCTGGTCGGGCGAGTATGGGATCCTGGTTAAGTTATGGCCTTGGGTCTTTGAACCGTGATCTCCCGGATTTTGTGATTTTATCTTCGGCCTTTTGGTCTGGAAAAACAAACGTGCAGGCGCTTTACAGCCGCTTATGGGGAACTGGGTTCCTGCCTGGCAAACACCAAGGTATTGCCTTCCAATCGGTGGGGGATCCGGTCTTATTTCTTTCTAACCCCAAGGGGGTCGATCGTAAGGCGCGCAACAAAATGCTCGATTTTGTTGGCAAGGTAAATGCCGAGCAGAAACTGGTTACTGGAGATCCGGAAATTCAGACATCGATTGCCCAGCAGGAAATGGCTTTTCGCATGCAGGCTTCAGTTCCGGAGCTTACTGATTTGAGTCAGGAAAGCGAGGCGACCATGGACTTATACGGACCTGAAGTGACTCAGTCGGGATCCTTCGCTCGCAATTGTTTGCTAGCGCGTAGAATGGCTGAAAGAGACGTCCGCTTTGTTCAGCTTTTCCATCGTGGATGGGATCACCATCGACAGCTGCCATTGCACATGCGAGGGCAGGCAAGGGATGTAGATCAACCCATTTCAGGACTGTTAACTGATCTCAAACAGCGTGGGCTGCTTGATGATACGCTAGTCGTTTTCGCCGGTGAATTTGGTCGAACCACCTATGCGCAAAACCTGACCGTTGGAGACCGTGAAAACTACGGACGCGATCACCACCCCAGCTGTTTCACAACCTGGATGGCCGGTGGCGGAATCAAAGGAGGTATCAGCTACGGCGAGACGGACGATTTCTGTTACAATGTCGCTCGCGACCCAGTGCATGTTCGAGACCTGCATGCCACCATGTTTCATCAACTGGGTATTGATCACAACAAACTTATCTTCCCGCACCAAGGACTTGATCAAAAGCTGACCGGCGTCGAACCCGCGCATGTCGTGAAGGATATTATCGCCTAG
- a CDS encoding Gfo/Idh/MocA family oxidoreductase: protein MNRRTFVTRSTAAATLVAAHPFHILKARSPNERINLAFIGAGGKGAHAIRTLQNDELVNFAAFADVDEVKAAESFKNHPNVPRFKDFRKLLDRHDKDIDAVVISTPDHMHHYPAKWCMKMGKPIYLEKPLAHSIEQCRELAALEKETGLACQMGNQGHSGIGIQQLKTWIDTGILGDIEELVSWNPGRDRRIWTQRPPAERVPDTLDWNLWLGAAEEVPYNSEYLPGSWRWWFDFGHGSLGDWACHNMDAPYYALNLGLPSEVRIRSTGPTKYNFPNGVEVNYSFPREGGKDLKYTWYNGDYFGPKRPKNMNPGIEFGNKGGGTLIIGSKASVVMKSHAGSPRIFPETTRRELTSNLPKVEPRSSHYDNWLRSIKGEEKPRSHFAYSAQLTEVMHYGNIALKINRDLKIDPKQGKIIGDEEATYWMSGPKPRKFWKI, encoded by the coding sequence ATGAATAGACGAACGTTTGTTACTCGATCCACAGCGGCGGCGACACTGGTCGCGGCGCACCCCTTCCACATACTCAAGGCGAGGAGCCCGAATGAACGTATCAACCTCGCCTTCATCGGAGCCGGTGGCAAAGGTGCACACGCCATCCGTACATTGCAAAATGATGAATTGGTAAACTTTGCCGCCTTTGCCGACGTCGATGAGGTTAAAGCTGCTGAGAGCTTTAAGAATCATCCAAACGTCCCGCGGTTTAAAGATTTTCGGAAGCTGCTGGACCGACACGACAAGGACATCGATGCGGTGGTTATTTCCACTCCCGATCACATGCACCACTACCCTGCCAAGTGGTGCATGAAAATGGGCAAACCTATCTACCTTGAGAAACCTCTAGCCCACAGCATTGAACAATGCCGTGAATTGGCAGCTCTGGAAAAAGAAACCGGGCTCGCGTGCCAAATGGGAAATCAAGGCCATTCGGGTATAGGTATTCAACAACTTAAGACTTGGATAGATACTGGAATCCTTGGGGACATTGAGGAATTGGTGTCCTGGAATCCCGGACGAGACCGAAGAATCTGGACTCAGCGGCCTCCTGCTGAGCGAGTACCAGATACCCTCGACTGGAACCTCTGGTTAGGAGCTGCAGAAGAAGTCCCTTACAATAGTGAATACCTTCCTGGCTCCTGGCGTTGGTGGTTCGATTTTGGGCACGGTTCTCTGGGTGATTGGGCCTGCCACAATATGGATGCGCCCTACTACGCACTAAATCTTGGTTTACCTAGTGAAGTGAGGATTCGAAGCACAGGTCCGACAAAGTATAATTTCCCAAATGGCGTCGAAGTGAATTATTCGTTTCCAAGAGAAGGTGGAAAGGACCTCAAATACACCTGGTACAACGGCGACTATTTTGGACCCAAGCGCCCGAAAAACATGAACCCAGGAATTGAATTTGGGAATAAAGGCGGAGGCACCCTGATTATCGGATCCAAAGCCAGTGTTGTCATGAAGTCACATGCCGGAAGCCCTCGTATCTTTCCAGAAACAACACGACGAGAGCTCACTTCAAATCTTCCCAAGGTGGAGCCTAGAAGTAGTCATTACGACAACTGGTTGCGATCTATCAAGGGAGAGGAGAAACCTAGATCCCATTTCGCTTATTCTGCGCAACTCACCGAGGTCATGCACTATGGCAACATTGCTCTCAAAATTAACCGTGACTTAAAAATCGATCCTAAACAGGGAAAGATCATCGGTGACGAAGAGGCCACCTACTGGATGTCAGGCCCGAAGCCTAGAAAATTTTGGAAAATTTAG
- a CDS encoding DUF1343 domain-containing protein, with protein MWVQATLIRLVLTAALIALAACQTIDVPSYDRTKLDAIDAAIEEAIAEKKTPGGVFWLEHRGHRFVKAYGHKSIEPEIVPTQMDTIYDAASITKVVATTPAIMLLIERGEILLDAPVTNYLEDFNNGGKDTITIRHLMTHSSGLRPGIGLAVKVNGEKQSWEGYDTAIELAKSEQVRQEPGTGFIYSDINFILLGEIIQQVTGRKLEDFTREEVFEPLGMKDTGYLPAEETWNRIAATKWVDRKMLQGIANNPICRRTGGVHGHAGMFTTAADLARFARMILNQGELKGLHFLKPETVKLMTSVQSPARIDDWRGLGWDMDTSYSKQRGDLFPLGGFGHTGFTGPSIWIDPYSESFVIFMSNRVHPDGTGDVLGLRRVLGTLAAEAIHDYDFISPQKVLTKVRNGIDVLETKSFSQLAGLRVGLITNHTGKNRKGVSTIDLLNESEATDLVALFSPEHGIRGELDEKVNDSLDEKTGLTIQSLYGNTRKPLPDSLKELDALVFDIQDIGCRFYTYISTMGLAMEAAAENGKKFFLLDRVNPIDGITVDGPLRRSESEFIAYHDIPIRHGMTVGELAQMIKSENGLSLDLTIIQVEGWRREMLFDETGLPWINPSPNMRNLTQALLYPGIGLLETTALSVGRGTDTPFEIIGAPYIDHLELAEELNRLNVEGVRFIPIQFTPHSSKFVGELCKGVNIILTDRQACPIVDLGIHIAHTLHRLYAPDFEIGTFNRLLKHPEVIRQIRKGVAPSSITPSWQNEIHSFKERRKPFLIY; from the coding sequence ATGTGGGTACAAGCTACATTGATTAGATTGGTTTTAACGGCTGCACTCATTGCCCTGGCTGCATGTCAGACAATAGATGTCCCAAGCTACGATCGCACTAAGCTGGATGCCATTGATGCTGCCATAGAAGAGGCCATAGCGGAAAAGAAAACCCCAGGGGGAGTCTTCTGGCTGGAGCATCGAGGTCACCGTTTTGTAAAAGCCTATGGCCATAAATCTATCGAACCTGAAATCGTCCCCACCCAGATGGATACCATCTACGACGCAGCTTCGATTACCAAGGTAGTTGCCACTACTCCAGCCATCATGCTGCTCATTGAACGAGGGGAGATTCTCTTGGACGCCCCTGTCACAAACTACCTCGAAGATTTTAACAATGGAGGTAAGGATACGATTACTATTCGTCATTTGATGACCCATAGCTCAGGATTGCGGCCGGGTATTGGATTAGCCGTGAAGGTGAACGGCGAGAAGCAATCCTGGGAAGGTTACGACACTGCTATAGAGCTGGCGAAGTCAGAGCAAGTGAGGCAGGAGCCAGGAACTGGTTTTATTTATAGTGATATCAATTTCATTCTACTTGGTGAAATCATTCAACAAGTGACGGGCCGAAAACTGGAGGATTTTACAAGAGAAGAAGTGTTCGAACCACTTGGGATGAAAGATACAGGTTATCTTCCTGCTGAAGAGACTTGGAACAGAATTGCAGCGACGAAATGGGTGGATAGAAAGATGCTACAAGGCATCGCCAACAATCCCATCTGCCGAAGAACGGGCGGGGTCCATGGTCATGCAGGCATGTTTACCACGGCTGCTGACTTGGCACGATTTGCGCGAATGATTTTAAATCAAGGAGAACTCAAAGGCCTCCACTTTCTAAAGCCAGAAACCGTAAAACTCATGACCTCGGTCCAATCTCCAGCCCGCATCGACGACTGGCGCGGTCTTGGTTGGGACATGGATACCAGCTACTCCAAGCAGCGTGGTGATCTATTTCCACTAGGTGGTTTCGGGCACACTGGCTTTACCGGCCCGAGCATATGGATCGATCCCTACTCTGAGTCCTTCGTGATATTCATGAGCAATCGGGTGCATCCTGACGGTACCGGTGATGTTCTGGGACTCAGACGAGTACTGGGGACTCTAGCTGCAGAGGCGATTCACGACTACGATTTCATCTCACCCCAAAAAGTGCTCACCAAAGTTCGCAACGGAATCGATGTCCTCGAAACCAAAAGCTTCTCCCAACTTGCGGGCTTGCGAGTCGGCTTAATTACCAATCACACAGGCAAGAACCGAAAAGGAGTATCCACCATAGATTTATTGAACGAAAGTGAAGCAACCGACCTCGTAGCGTTATTTAGCCCCGAACACGGCATCCGCGGTGAACTGGACGAAAAAGTAAACGACAGCCTTGACGAGAAAACGGGACTTACCATTCAGAGCCTCTATGGGAATACACGAAAGCCACTGCCCGATTCTTTGAAAGAACTAGATGCACTCGTGTTTGATATCCAGGACATCGGCTGCCGCTTTTATACCTACATTTCGACCATGGGCTTAGCCATGGAAGCTGCCGCTGAGAATGGTAAGAAGTTCTTTTTACTGGATCGCGTAAATCCGATCGATGGGATCACTGTCGATGGACCTCTTCGCCGTAGTGAGTCTGAATTCATTGCCTACCACGATATCCCCATTCGTCATGGGATGACAGTCGGCGAGCTCGCTCAGATGATTAAATCAGAAAATGGTTTATCTCTAGACCTGACGATCATTCAGGTTGAAGGCTGGCGACGTGAAATGCTTTTTGATGAAACAGGACTTCCCTGGATCAATCCCTCACCCAACATGCGCAACCTCACCCAGGCGCTCCTCTACCCAGGCATTGGACTGCTTGAAACAACAGCGCTATCTGTCGGTCGAGGCACAGACACACCCTTCGAAATCATTGGAGCCCCTTACATCGATCATCTGGAGCTGGCTGAGGAGTTGAACCGACTAAACGTTGAAGGAGTACGTTTTATTCCCATCCAGTTTACTCCTCACTCAAGTAAGTTCGTTGGCGAATTGTGTAAGGGCGTAAACATCATACTCACGGACCGCCAAGCATGTCCCATCGTAGATCTCGGTATCCACATAGCACATACTCTCCATCGACTTTATGCACCTGATTTTGAAATTGGCACGTTTAATCGCTTGCTGAAGCACCCGGAAGTCATTCGACAAATCCGTAAGGGAGTAGCCCCAAGCTCAATAACTCCCAGCTGGCAAAACGAAATTCATTCCTTCAAGGAAAGGCGAAAACCGTTTCTCATTTATTAG
- a CDS encoding sulfatase-like hydrolase/transferase, which produces MITRRDFLKSSAAVTLGASIQSGCSSEEEVSKAEGSKSVSKPNILYVFSDQWRHSDHGYAGNEDVITPHLDKLASQSVNFTHAVSGIPVCCPHRATLITGKYPLTHGLYLNDLSLAPEHRSIAHCLNDAGYETGWIGKWHIDGQGRENYTPPERRQGFNYWRTLECTHNYNKSPYYGDTPEKMYWEGYDAIEQTQEAQGYIERHANSDTDSPFALFLSWGPPHAPYQTAPQKYHDLYTDKKITLRKNVPKEQQEEAIETYKGYYAHMTALDDCMGDLLKSLDDNGLTDNTIVVYTSDHGDMLHSRGFMKKQQPWDESLRIPFLMRWPEKLQNQTREISMPLDTPDIMPTLLGLAQTDIPEEVEGIDRSKIVLGTEGPDSDHAALITCPSPFGQWSRAKGGREYRGVRTTRYTYCRDLNGPWLLYDNEADPFQMDNLVNEPARASLQKKLDDRLNELLAQTRDEFLPGPELIKRSGYVVSSRTETVDYKIPFNPANVTKSPLS; this is translated from the coding sequence ATGATTACCCGAAGAGATTTCCTTAAATCAAGTGCAGCCGTTACCCTGGGTGCTTCTATACAATCCGGATGCAGCTCCGAAGAAGAAGTCTCCAAGGCAGAAGGCTCTAAGTCTGTATCCAAGCCAAACATACTGTATGTATTTTCAGACCAGTGGCGCCACAGCGACCATGGTTATGCTGGCAATGAGGATGTAATCACACCGCATCTAGACAAGCTGGCGAGCCAAAGTGTAAATTTCACTCATGCGGTTTCGGGTATTCCTGTCTGCTGTCCGCATCGGGCCACCTTGATCACTGGTAAGTATCCACTCACTCATGGACTGTACCTGAATGACCTGTCACTTGCTCCCGAACATCGCAGCATTGCACATTGCCTAAACGATGCCGGGTACGAGACCGGATGGATTGGCAAATGGCATATCGATGGGCAGGGCCGCGAAAACTACACACCCCCCGAACGCCGCCAGGGATTCAATTACTGGCGCACCCTGGAATGCACACACAATTACAATAAGTCCCCCTACTATGGTGATACACCGGAGAAAATGTATTGGGAGGGCTACGATGCGATCGAACAAACTCAAGAAGCTCAGGGTTACATCGAGCGTCATGCAAATTCCGATACCGACTCACCCTTTGCTCTTTTTCTTTCATGGGGACCACCCCATGCGCCCTACCAAACGGCACCTCAAAAATACCACGATCTCTATACCGATAAGAAAATCACATTGAGGAAGAACGTACCTAAAGAACAGCAGGAAGAAGCGATCGAAACCTACAAAGGCTACTACGCCCACATGACAGCACTTGATGATTGCATGGGAGATTTATTGAAATCGCTCGATGACAACGGCCTGACAGACAACACCATTGTGGTGTATACATCAGACCATGGGGACATGCTTCATTCAAGGGGTTTCATGAAAAAGCAACAGCCCTGGGACGAGTCATTGCGAATACCATTCCTTATGAGGTGGCCTGAGAAGTTGCAAAATCAGACCCGAGAAATCTCCATGCCTTTGGATACACCAGACATTATGCCAACTTTATTGGGCTTGGCTCAAACAGATATTCCAGAAGAAGTTGAAGGGATTGATCGCTCCAAAATAGTTCTAGGAACTGAAGGTCCTGATAGCGACCACGCAGCCCTCATCACCTGCCCCTCCCCATTCGGACAATGGAGTCGAGCAAAAGGGGGTCGTGAATACCGCGGCGTAAGAACTACCCGCTATACTTACTGTCGCGATCTTAACGGTCCCTGGCTACTCTACGACAATGAGGCGGATCCGTTCCAAATGGATAATCTGGTCAATGAACCAGCACGCGCTTCGCTTCAAAAGAAGCTTGATGATCGGCTAAACGAACTACTGGCACAAACCAGAGATGAGTTCTTACCTGGCCCGGAATTAATCAAAAGATCAGGCTACGTCGTCAGCTCAAGAACGGAGACAGTCGACTACAAAATTCCGTTCAACCCGGCAAATGTCACCAAAAGCCCCCTTTCCTGA
- a CDS encoding polysaccharide deacetylase family protein — protein MEVFKKLGHPLSLSELYKSFQAGKVPDRSITITFDDGYFNNLQLGKPILEKYDVPATVFVTTSFVEHGLSYWWDELEYALMRPGQLPDQLTLRLNGNEHHWDLNGAAEFTEDQAKKENLPHPWFAEEGTRSHFHFSVWAALQDYLPDEQRALVKQVIDWAGISARELKDSYRPMTPEELHILEKDNLVSIGAHTVHHPMLERHSAEIQRREILQSKEYLESVLNHPVKHFAYPFGNYNDDTEGILEKGGFDCACSTQGEAVWKKSDQFFLPRMEATDLSGEEMEQTLETWFNC, from the coding sequence ATGGAAGTCTTTAAAAAGTTAGGCCATCCATTAAGCTTATCGGAGCTCTATAAATCTTTCCAGGCCGGAAAAGTTCCAGACCGATCAATCACTATCACTTTTGACGATGGTTACTTTAACAATCTGCAACTAGGGAAACCCATATTAGAGAAGTACGACGTCCCAGCGACGGTTTTTGTTACAACCAGTTTTGTGGAGCACGGTTTGTCCTATTGGTGGGATGAACTTGAGTACGCCTTAATGCGTCCAGGTCAGCTCCCGGATCAACTCACTCTAAGACTCAACGGAAATGAACACCATTGGGATCTTAACGGTGCAGCAGAATTTACAGAGGACCAGGCTAAGAAAGAAAACCTCCCACACCCTTGGTTCGCCGAGGAAGGAACCAGAAGTCACTTCCATTTCTCGGTATGGGCCGCGCTTCAAGATTATTTGCCTGATGAACAACGAGCGCTTGTAAAACAAGTCATTGACTGGGCTGGAATTTCAGCTCGCGAGCTTAAAGACTCTTATCGCCCTATGACACCCGAAGAGTTGCACATTCTGGAAAAGGATAACTTGGTTTCAATAGGAGCGCATACCGTTCATCATCCAATGTTGGAAAGGCATTCTGCCGAAATACAACGTCGAGAAATCCTCCAGAGCAAAGAGTATCTAGAGTCTGTTTTAAATCACCCGGTGAAACACTTCGCTTACCCCTTTGGAAACTACAATGACGATACAGAGGGAATTTTAGAAAAAGGTGGGTTTGACTGCGCCTGCTCTACACAAGGAGAAGCGGTCTGGAAAAAGAGCGATCAATTCTTCCTACCGAGGATGGAAGCCACTGATCTGAGTGGTGAAGAAATGGAACAGACGCTGGAAACTTGGTTCAATTGCTAG